From a single Deltaproteobacteria bacterium genomic region:
- a CDS encoding beta-ketoacyl-ACP synthase III: MSEIVISGSGVYTPPESISNEELAASFNSYVRQFNQFREKEISAGEIEPLRESGPDFIYDVSGIRSRYVVNKEGILDPGIMRPKIREYSDEGKSIQAMMGEHAGREALNRASRRPEDVDAVITACTAVQRLYPPVSIEIQKFLGAAGFALDLQAACSSMPFGIQTAADAVRQGSANSAVVISPEICTARVDFRDRESHFLFGDAGAAVVIERKETSNSGHAFEILSTRLRTTFSETVSNRFGFLNQASMDNISSDAFFRQEGKRLFRDIVPLASDFIREHLDESGVKIAALRRLWLHQANRHINGLIGKRIFGREATPEEVPIILDEYANTSSAGAIIAFNKHNKDLKKGDMGLICAFGAGYSIGSVLLRKL; the protein is encoded by the coding sequence TTGAGTGAGATTGTAATAAGCGGCTCAGGCGTATATACGCCTCCTGAATCAATTTCCAACGAGGAGCTGGCAGCCTCTTTTAATAGTTACGTAAGACAATTTAACCAGTTCCGCGAAAAGGAAATTAGCGCAGGTGAGATAGAACCGCTGAGAGAATCCGGCCCCGATTTTATATACGATGTATCGGGAATAAGAAGCCGTTATGTCGTAAATAAAGAAGGAATTCTAGATCCCGGGATCATGCGTCCCAAAATCCGGGAATATTCGGACGAAGGCAAATCGATTCAGGCGATGATGGGAGAGCACGCCGGAAGAGAAGCCTTAAACCGGGCATCCAGGCGCCCGGAAGATGTAGATGCGGTAATAACCGCATGCACCGCCGTACAGAGACTCTATCCTCCCGTATCAATAGAAATACAGAAATTTTTAGGGGCAGCCGGTTTTGCTCTTGATCTGCAGGCCGCGTGCTCATCCATGCCCTTCGGCATACAGACGGCAGCAGACGCGGTTCGTCAGGGAAGTGCGAACTCCGCTGTCGTTATAAGCCCCGAGATATGTACGGCGAGAGTTGATTTCAGAGACAGGGAAAGTCATTTTCTGTTCGGAGACGCGGGGGCGGCTGTGGTGATTGAGAGAAAAGAAACCTCAAATTCCGGACACGCATTCGAAATTTTGAGCACCAGGCTTCGCACTACGTTCTCCGAGACCGTGAGCAACCGTTTCGGTTTTCTCAATCAGGCATCCATGGATAATATTTCATCGGATGCCTTTTTCAGACAGGAAGGCAAGAGGCTTTTTAGGGACATCGTCCCCCTGGCGTCGGATTTTATCCGGGAGCACCTGGATGAATCGGGAGTGAAGATTGCGGCTCTCAGGCGCCTGTGGCTGCATCAGGCCAACAGACATATAAACGGGCTGATCGGCAAAAGGATTTTCGGAAGAGAAGCTACACCCGAAGAAGTACCGATAATTCTGGATGAATATGCCAACACGAGTTCTGCCGGAGCGATAATAGCCTTTAACAAGCACAATAAGGACCTTAAAAAGGGAGATATGGGCCTTATCTGCGCATTCGGCGCAGGCTATTCTATAGGAAGCGTTCTTCTGAGAAAATTATGA
- a CDS encoding NapC/NirT family cytochrome c, translated as MNPFQQSVSLSGDGLSLAAWIVLVLSLICIFLIIRIIVQDPKKVTQPFGKWLLLFIFFALSPIIYLLNFSVAVEDSKKVEFCDSCHIMNGYVSDLQDPDSEHLASMHYQYRWIAENQCFACHSDYGLFGDAKAKMTGIKHVWAYYSGYETPIELYDTYNNRICLRCHAPVISFQETEEHEENTPEILSNKMSCLGVDCHIRTHPEEAWRE; from the coding sequence ATGAATCCCTTTCAGCAGAGTGTGAGTCTGTCGGGCGACGGTTTGTCTCTTGCGGCATGGATTGTGCTAGTACTGAGTTTGATATGCATATTTTTAATTATAAGAATCATAGTACAGGACCCTAAAAAGGTTACACAGCCTTTCGGCAAGTGGCTTTTACTATTTATATTTTTTGCTCTTTCCCCAATCATTTACCTGCTCAATTTTAGTGTAGCGGTTGAGGACTCAAAAAAAGTTGAGTTTTGTGACTCCTGCCACATAATGAACGGTTATGTGAGTGACCTCCAGGATCCCGACAGCGAGCATCTGGCATCAATGCATTATCAGTACCGCTGGATCGCGGAGAATCAATGTTTTGCCTGTCATTCGGATTACGGCCTTTTCGGCGATGCGAAGGCAAAAATGACAGGGATTAAACACGTTTGGGCTTACTATTCTGGATATGAAACTCCAATAGAACTCTACGATACCTATAACAACCGGATTTGCCTCAGGTGCCACGCGCCTGTAATTTCATTCCAGGAAACAGAAGAGCACGAAGAGAACACGCCCGAAATACTGTCTAATAAAATGTCCTGTCTCGGGGTCGACTGCCATATTAGAACACACCCCGAGGAGGCATGGAGGGAGTAA
- a CDS encoding c-type cytochrome: MVQIYRYVYVLVLLAALSAGAYAQDASVEGPAVFVEGRCYTCHTVKAQSAEIEAAKEAFAKSKGVELKEDEDEKEESKGGDLSDIGNMRDQKWIATFLKDPRDYFKDDKKCKKEAKKKYRKRFKGPDAQFEVLVTYLTTLKYGDMQEEGFESCIIEE, translated from the coding sequence ATGGTACAAATTTACAGATATGTATACGTATTAGTTTTGTTAGCCGCATTGTCAGCCGGAGCCTACGCCCAGGACGCATCGGTTGAGGGACCCGCGGTCTTTGTCGAGGGCAGATGTTACACATGTCATACAGTTAAAGCCCAGTCGGCTGAGATCGAAGCGGCAAAAGAGGCTTTTGCCAAATCCAAGGGTGTCGAATTAAAAGAAGACGAGGATGAAAAGGAAGAATCCAAGGGCGGCGACCTGTCGGACATAGGCAATATGAGAGACCAAAAATGGATCGCCACATTCCTGAAGGATCCGAGAGACTACTTCAAGGACGACAAGAAATGTAAAAAAGAGGCGAAGAAAAAGTACAGAAAAAGATTCAAGGGCCCTGACGCACAGTTCGAGGTTCTCGTTACATATCTCACAACCCTTAAATACGGCGACATGCAGGAGGAGGGCTTTGAGTCCTGCATTATAGAGGAATGA